One segment of Alistipes finegoldii DSM 17242 DNA contains the following:
- a CDS encoding lipopolysaccharide biosynthesis protein, producing the protein MATSTERKSLVKNTATLYVRMLFSMIVGFFTSRILLNQLGIIDFGVYNVVGSIIVIFTFLNSTLLIGTQRFINFELGRGNHENLNKVFSASVVIYVIFAILIFIVAETLGLWFLNTHMNIPQDRMTAANYVYQFTIFSTILSLNQIPYTASIIAHEHMKQYATIGIISTILHFIAVCLLFFFKTDKLILYGLMVFLMVLITSLLYKIYCNRKFKETRFKFCTEKYWYRQMLSFSGWNLFSSISMTLNGQIVGIILNIFFGPVLNAARGLTEQVSGTVRGFVSNFQVAVNPRIIQSYASGDLGNFFSLIFKSAKFSFFLLLIIMLPVCIRIESLLVIWLKTVPEYTADFCRIALLASTINTFSLPLATAANANGNIKKFQLYTGIFEIMNIPLSYFFLRIGFQPIVVYFISLIIIVITLYVRLVVLKNLVNLDVSYFVRSVVFRSLITGVIAWGLSCVIANYLDSDNFFLILSYLILSIICTGLTIYIMGLDIGERQYVVNAVRKFIKK; encoded by the coding sequence TTGGCAACCTCGACTGAACGAAAAAGTTTAGTTAAAAATACCGCAACATTGTATGTGAGAATGTTGTTCTCCATGATTGTGGGGTTTTTTACTTCTCGTATTTTACTAAATCAATTGGGGATTATCGATTTTGGAGTATATAATGTTGTAGGAAGTATTATTGTTATCTTTACTTTCTTGAACTCTACGTTGTTGATTGGCACCCAAAGATTCATTAATTTTGAATTAGGACGGGGAAATCATGAGAATCTAAATAAAGTATTTTCGGCTTCTGTTGTAATATATGTGATATTCGCAATTCTCATCTTTATCGTTGCAGAAACATTGGGGTTGTGGTTTTTGAATACGCATATGAATATACCTCAGGACAGAATGACAGCGGCCAACTATGTATATCAGTTTACTATATTTTCGACTATACTTTCTTTGAATCAAATTCCATATACTGCTAGTATTATTGCACATGAGCATATGAAGCAGTATGCAACAATTGGAATCATTAGTACCATTCTACATTTTATAGCGGTCTGTTTGTTATTTTTCTTTAAAACAGATAAATTGATATTATATGGATTGATGGTGTTTTTAATGGTGTTGATTACCAGTTTGCTTTATAAGATATATTGTAATAGAAAGTTTAAAGAAACAAGGTTCAAGTTTTGCACTGAGAAATATTGGTATCGCCAAATGCTGTCTTTTTCCGGCTGGAATTTGTTTAGTAGCATCTCAATGACATTAAATGGTCAAATAGTTGGCATTATCCTTAATATATTTTTCGGGCCTGTTTTAAATGCCGCGCGAGGGTTGACGGAGCAAGTCAGCGGAACGGTTCGCGGATTTGTAAGTAATTTCCAAGTTGCGGTGAATCCTCGAATAATACAGTCCTATGCTTCAGGAGATCTAGGTAATTTTTTCTCCTTGATTTTCAAAAGTGCAAAGTTTTCGTTCTTTTTGCTGCTAATCATTATGTTGCCAGTATGTATAAGAATTGAAAGTTTACTTGTAATTTGGCTAAAAACTGTTCCTGAATATACTGCTGATTTTTGTCGGATTGCATTATTGGCTTCGACAATCAATACTTTTTCTCTTCCTTTGGCGACGGCAGCAAATGCAAATGGAAATATAAAAAAGTTTCAACTTTATACGGGGATTTTTGAGATAATGAATATCCCTTTATCATATTTCTTCTTAAGAATTGGATTTCAGCCGATCGTAGTCTATTTTATATCGCTTATAATCATAGTAATAACCCTGTATGTTAGATTGGTGGTACTTAAAAATCTGGTAAATCTGGATGTCAGTTATTTCGTAAGATCTGTTGTTTTTAGATCGTTGATCACTGGAGTTATAGCTTGGGGATTATCTTGTGTTATTGCAAATTATTTAGATTCCGATAACTTTTTTTTAATACTGTCATATTTGATATTGTCGATCATATGTACTGGTTTGACAATCTATATCATGGGATTGGATATTGGGGAACGGCAGTATGTTGTAAATGCGGTACGTAAATTTATAAAAAAATGA
- the rfbD gene encoding dTDP-4-dehydrorhamnose reductase, with amino-acid sequence MNILITGANGQLGRSLRRLGGVSPHNYLFTDVAELDITDAAAVLRTVEERRIDVIVNCAAYTDVERAEEDEPTAELLNHKAAGNLAAAAKATGATLFHVSTDYVFDGTAHTPYTEDGTPSPLGAYGRTKLAGERAVMASGCRYLIFRTAWLYSEYGNNFLKTMLRLTSERDTLQVVFDQIGTPTYAGDLALAIFSIIESERYAGNEGVYHFTDEGVCSWYDFATEIAAAAGHDSCHIIPCHTSEFPTKAARPAYSVLDKTKIKTTFQMDIPHWRESMIYCLKQIEK; translated from the coding sequence ATGAATATCCTGATTACGGGAGCGAACGGACAACTTGGGCGCTCCCTGCGGCGTCTGGGCGGCGTTTCGCCCCACAACTACCTTTTTACGGACGTCGCGGAACTAGACATCACCGATGCGGCTGCCGTCCTGCGAACGGTCGAGGAGCGGCGCATCGACGTTATCGTGAACTGCGCGGCCTACACCGACGTGGAGCGGGCCGAGGAGGACGAACCGACGGCGGAGCTGCTGAACCACAAGGCCGCGGGCAATCTGGCAGCTGCGGCTAAGGCGACGGGCGCGACGCTGTTCCACGTCTCGACGGACTACGTCTTCGACGGCACGGCCCATACGCCCTATACGGAGGATGGTACGCCCTCGCCGCTGGGGGCGTACGGGCGCACGAAACTTGCGGGCGAACGCGCCGTCATGGCGTCCGGGTGCCGGTATCTGATCTTCCGCACGGCGTGGCTCTACTCGGAATACGGCAACAACTTCCTGAAGACGATGCTGCGTCTGACCTCGGAGCGGGATACGCTGCAGGTGGTCTTCGACCAGATCGGCACTCCGACCTACGCCGGGGACTTGGCGCTTGCGATCTTCTCGATCATCGAGTCGGAACGCTACGCGGGCAACGAGGGCGTGTACCACTTCACCGACGAGGGCGTCTGCTCGTGGTACGACTTCGCGACGGAGATCGCCGCGGCCGCGGGTCACGACTCATGCCACATCATCCCCTGCCACACGTCGGAATTCCCGACCAAGGCCGCACGCCCGGCCTACTCGGTGCTGGACAAAACCAAAATCAAGACCACCTTCCAGATGGACATCCCCCACTGGAGGGAGTCCATGATCTACTGTCTGAAACAAATTGAAAAATAA
- a CDS encoding glycosyltransferase family 32 protein, with protein sequence MVGRREIPPPVQDCIDSWKRILPDYTIKRWDETNFDIDSVPWVKEAIQMRKWSLASDYIRHFALYTEGGIYMDTDVKVFRPFDEFLSWDFFSSVEYHPTYFLSQGIHQIDDAGVVRRDGDIVAGLGLLAALIASKKANPFIKECLDYYGSRHFIQEDGSLYVDVINPGIMAMLATKYGFRYKDEDQLLDGNMMVYSSSIFAGDPATRSKESYSMHYCDGSWREKTLKTRMKDYIKRILYKKRK encoded by the coding sequence ATGGTTGGGAGGAGGGAAATACCCCCCCCGGTTCAGGATTGCATAGACTCTTGGAAGAGGATCTTGCCGGATTATACCATAAAGCGTTGGGATGAAACGAATTTCGATATAGATTCTGTTCCGTGGGTAAAGGAGGCTATTCAAATGAGGAAATGGTCTTTAGCCTCAGATTATATCAGACATTTTGCCCTTTATACGGAAGGTGGTATTTATATGGATACTGATGTCAAAGTATTCAGACCTTTTGATGAGTTTTTATCTTGGGACTTTTTTTCTTCTGTTGAATATCATCCGACCTATTTTTTATCACAAGGTATTCATCAAATAGACGATGCCGGAGTCGTCCGACGGGATGGGGATATTGTCGCAGGACTGGGATTGTTGGCAGCTTTGATAGCCTCCAAGAAAGCTAATCCCTTTATTAAGGAATGTTTGGATTATTATGGCTCCCGGCATTTTATTCAAGAGGACGGGTCCTTATATGTAGATGTCATAAATCCGGGCATTATGGCGATGTTGGCAACGAAGTATGGATTCCGCTATAAAGACGAGGATCAGCTCCTTGACGGAAATATGATGGTGTATAGCTCAAGCATATTCGCAGGCGATCCTGCGACGAGAAGCAAGGAGTCCTATTCCATGCATTATTGTGACGGGTCTTGGCGGGAAAAAACTCTGAAAACCCGAATGAAAGATTATATAAAAAGGATTTTATATAAGAAAAGAAAATAA
- a CDS encoding polysaccharide pyruvyl transferase family protein, whose product MNIILSNSSVNNGNRGCVALSLSIMYLIDKLLNKSNIPHVFYLPDSGFRLTENHTFHCGGVELKYKSCQNISFYNKRNALENMIRPRQYFSSRKIYKDADFILDIGQGDSFADIYGEKRFKWIYSEYKLAKKFNIPLCILPQTIGPFNDAGLRKKAMGAVRSAKCVMVRDKQSADYVKSLLPNLDVTEIIDVAFFMPYEKKEFNKEYIHVGLNISALLWNGGYTMDNQFGLKSNYQCLIRGIVEYFLSKKDVKLHLIPHVVGGERGLENDYAVAYDIYEEYCNENLILAPLFFDPIVAKNYIAGMDFFMGARMHSAIAAFSSEVAVYPMAYSRKFNGLFLETLDYPIMGDMKVKDERDILLDIKKAYFQRAELKNMIRNRMATVVAERYNLLMENLMTFFKI is encoded by the coding sequence ATGAATATAATATTATCTAACAGCTCAGTGAATAATGGCAATCGAGGGTGTGTTGCACTGAGTTTGTCTATTATGTACCTTATAGATAAATTATTAAATAAGAGTAATATCCCACATGTATTCTATCTTCCGGATAGTGGATTTAGGTTGACTGAAAATCATACCTTTCATTGTGGTGGTGTCGAACTTAAGTATAAAAGTTGTCAAAATATTTCTTTTTATAATAAAAGAAATGCTTTGGAAAACATGATCCGTCCTCGTCAATATTTTTCCAGCCGTAAAATATATAAGGACGCTGATTTTATTTTGGATATAGGACAGGGGGATAGTTTTGCGGATATTTATGGAGAAAAGCGGTTTAAGTGGATTTATTCAGAATACAAACTGGCAAAAAAGTTTAATATCCCGCTTTGTATTTTACCACAAACGATTGGCCCATTTAACGATGCGGGTCTTCGTAAAAAGGCAATGGGCGCCGTTCGAAGTGCAAAATGTGTGATGGTGCGTGATAAACAGAGTGCTGATTATGTCAAAAGTTTATTGCCGAATCTGGATGTTACCGAGATAATTGATGTTGCTTTTTTCATGCCATATGAAAAAAAAGAATTTAATAAAGAGTATATCCATGTCGGTTTGAATATCTCTGCGTTGCTTTGGAATGGTGGTTATACGATGGACAATCAGTTCGGTTTGAAATCGAATTATCAATGTTTGATAAGAGGAATTGTTGAATATTTTCTGTCAAAGAAGGATGTAAAACTGCATTTGATTCCTCATGTAGTGGGTGGAGAGCGTGGACTTGAAAATGATTACGCTGTTGCCTATGATATTTACGAGGAATATTGTAATGAAAATTTGATTTTAGCCCCACTCTTTTTTGATCCTATTGTTGCTAAGAATTATATCGCAGGAATGGACTTTTTTATGGGGGCTCGCATGCATTCTGCTATTGCTGCTTTTTCATCAGAAGTGGCGGTATATCCAATGGCATATAGTCGTAAATTCAATGGCCTGTTTTTGGAAACATTAGATTATCCTATTATGGGAGATATGAAAGTGAAAGATGAACGGGATATATTGCTAGATATAAAAAAAGCCTATTTTCAACGGGCAGAATTGAAAAATATGATAAGGAATAGAATGGCGACGGTCGTTGCTGAACGGTACAATTTGTTAATGGAAAATCTGATGACGTTTTTTAAGATATGA
- a CDS encoding glycosyltransferase family 2 protein encodes MDVSVIIVNYNTLGLTSDCIESIIAQTSTVEYEIILVDNASTDGSKEVFAQDKRIKYIYSDRNLGFGRANNLGIREAKGRYLFFLNSDTILLNNAVKLFFDFCEKNPDRKIGAVGAVLKDQNQKNIHSYGRFITPRGEIAEVLGKYLRFLKKRNHLCPASVQQPTPVDYITGADLFVPRMVCDELGTFDPVFFMYCEEVDWQFRMSKAGYERLLINGPEIIHLEGGSDPSNTKLWSFNRIENIFRSKLLYIRKHYNYFVFWSYRLCNAVLWLPILLMRKDTPDQQKRLLRVLLFTNR; translated from the coding sequence ATGGACGTATCCGTTATCATAGTTAACTACAATACGCTGGGATTGACTTCGGACTGCATTGAAAGCATTATTGCGCAAACCTCGACTGTCGAATACGAGATCATATTGGTGGACAATGCATCGACGGATGGCAGCAAAGAGGTTTTTGCGCAGGATAAGCGCATAAAGTATATTTACAGCGACCGAAATCTGGGGTTCGGCAGGGCGAATAACCTCGGAATCCGGGAAGCTAAAGGGCGATATTTGTTTTTCTTGAATTCGGATACTATTTTGCTTAATAACGCAGTGAAGCTGTTCTTCGATTTCTGCGAAAAGAATCCGGATCGGAAAATCGGCGCTGTAGGAGCTGTTTTGAAAGACCAAAATCAAAAAAACATACATTCATATGGTCGGTTTATAACGCCGAGGGGTGAGATCGCAGAAGTGTTGGGTAAGTATTTACGGTTTCTGAAAAAACGCAACCATCTCTGTCCGGCATCGGTACAACAGCCTACCCCCGTTGATTATATCACCGGAGCGGATTTGTTCGTTCCCCGAATGGTTTGTGACGAATTGGGGACTTTTGATCCTGTATTCTTCATGTATTGCGAGGAGGTAGACTGGCAATTTCGGATGTCGAAAGCCGGATATGAAAGGCTTCTCATAAACGGGCCAGAGATAATACATCTCGAAGGCGGAAGTGATCCGTCGAATACAAAGTTGTGGTCTTTCAATCGCATTGAGAATATTTTCCGCAGTAAGTTGCTATACATCCGGAAGCATTATAATTATTTCGTTTTCTGGTCTTATAGATTATGCAATGCCGTGTTATGGCTTCCGATCCTGTTAATGCGAAAAGATACCCCGGATCAGCAGAAGAGATTATTGAGAGTTTTATTGTTTACTAATAGGTAG
- a CDS encoding nitroreductase family protein, giving the protein MKKIIIQFVDSAKLLYCFFADFHFYIKHSLINPVITQDKSNAQIMLVMHALEKGMSFPSARIFGGEKAVRLIRLLDKHIEQYGLNKVCIVAINILAEYLKSPYATRDEESRNRICDFLEKNKKSMSSSRIGGTKKVSEPSCFDKKIIEEFYASRVSVREYSDDPVTDDEIREACRIASYTPSACNRQASRIHVFRDKNVIRKLLDNQLGTQGWCDNASVLICVTVNCNYFGGNYERYQALIDGGLYAMNFVMGLHLNHIASCFKMFIRGPLAERRNLKRLLRFPNVRCLLF; this is encoded by the coding sequence ATGAAAAAAATAATCATTCAATTTGTTGATTCTGCAAAACTTTTATATTGTTTTTTTGCTGACTTTCATTTTTATATAAAGCATTCTCTAATTAATCCGGTCATTACGCAAGATAAGTCGAATGCGCAGATTATGCTTGTTATGCATGCGTTAGAGAAGGGAATGTCTTTCCCTTCGGCAAGAATTTTTGGTGGGGAGAAGGCTGTTAGATTAATAAGGCTACTTGATAAACATATTGAACAATACGGTCTTAATAAAGTTTGTATTGTAGCAATTAATATTCTTGCTGAGTATCTTAAGAGTCCATATGCCACTCGTGATGAAGAGAGCCGTAATCGTATTTGTGATTTTTTAGAAAAAAATAAGAAATCGATGTCTTCTTCCCGAATAGGTGGTACTAAAAAGGTATCTGAACCTTCTTGTTTCGATAAAAAGATAATAGAAGAGTTCTATGCAAGTCGCGTTAGTGTCCGGGAATATTCTGATGATCCTGTAACCGATGATGAAATCAGGGAGGCTTGCCGTATAGCTTCTTATACTCCATCTGCCTGTAACAGGCAGGCTTCTCGTATTCATGTTTTTAGAGATAAAAATGTGATAAGAAAATTGTTGGATAATCAGTTAGGGACACAAGGATGGTGTGATAATGCATCGGTTCTCATTTGTGTAACGGTTAATTGCAATTATTTTGGAGGAAATTATGAGAGGTATCAGGCGTTGATTGACGGCGGTTTATATGCGATGAATTTTGTTATGGGGTTGCATTTGAATCATATTGCGTCTTGTTTTAAAATGTTTATCCGGGGACCCCTCGCAGAGAGAAGGAATTTAAAAAGATTGCTAAGATTCCCCAATGTGAGATGCCTGTTGTTTTGA
- the rfbB gene encoding dTDP-glucose 4,6-dehydratase codes for MQRTILITGGAGFIGSHVVRLFVTKYPDYRIVNLDKLTYAGNLANLRDIEERPNYTFVRGDICDFEAMRELFRQYGIDGVIHLAAESHVDRSIRDPFTFARTNVMGTLSLLEAAREHWNGNWAGKLFYHISTDEVYGALELTRPAGDPAGCESGGGPFGEEFFTEETKYDPHSPYSASKASSDHFVRAYHDTYGMPTLVTNCSNNYGPYQFPEKLIPLFINNIRRGRPLPVYGRGENVRDWLYVEDHARAIDVIFHKGKVADTYNIGGFNEWKNIDLIRVIVKTVDRLLGNPEGASEKLITYVADRAGHDLRYAIDSRKLKDELGWQPSLQFEEGIEKTVRWYLQNQKWMDQITSGEYEKYYQSMYKN; via the coding sequence ATGCAACGCACTATCCTCATCACGGGCGGCGCGGGCTTCATCGGCTCGCATGTGGTCCGTCTTTTCGTGACCAAATACCCCGATTACCGGATCGTCAACCTCGACAAGCTGACCTATGCGGGCAACCTTGCCAACCTGCGGGACATCGAGGAGCGGCCGAACTACACTTTCGTCAGGGGCGACATCTGCGACTTCGAGGCGATGCGTGAACTGTTCCGGCAGTACGGCATCGACGGGGTGATCCACCTCGCAGCCGAGAGCCACGTGGACCGCTCGATCAGGGATCCGTTCACCTTCGCGCGTACGAACGTCATGGGCACGCTGTCGCTGCTCGAAGCTGCGCGGGAGCATTGGAACGGCAATTGGGCGGGCAAGCTGTTCTACCACATCTCGACCGACGAAGTGTACGGTGCGCTGGAGCTGACCCGCCCCGCGGGGGACCCTGCGGGCTGCGAGAGCGGCGGCGGTCCTTTCGGGGAGGAGTTCTTCACCGAGGAGACGAAGTACGACCCGCACAGCCCCTACTCGGCGTCGAAAGCTTCGTCGGACCACTTCGTGCGGGCCTACCACGACACGTACGGCATGCCGACGCTGGTTACCAACTGCTCGAACAACTACGGTCCTTACCAGTTCCCTGAGAAGCTGATTCCGCTGTTCATCAACAACATCCGCCGCGGAAGGCCGCTTCCGGTGTACGGCCGCGGGGAGAACGTCCGCGACTGGCTCTACGTCGAGGACCACGCGCGTGCCATCGACGTGATCTTCCACAAGGGCAAGGTCGCCGACACGTACAACATCGGGGGTTTCAACGAATGGAAGAACATCGACCTGATACGGGTGATCGTCAAAACCGTGGACCGGTTGCTGGGCAATCCCGAAGGCGCTTCGGAAAAGCTGATCACGTATGTCGCCGACCGCGCGGGTCACGACCTGAGATACGCCATCGACTCGCGCAAACTCAAAGACGAGCTGGGCTGGCAGCCCAGCCTGCAGTTCGAGGAGGGGATCGAAAAGACGGTCCGCTGGTACCTCCAGAACCAAAAATGGATGGACCAGATCACCTCCGGGGAGTATGAAAAATACTACCAAAGCATGTACAAAAATTAG
- a CDS encoding acyltransferase family protein, with protein sequence MTWLLLLQGWAMLWVVIGHSPLSVTAFASSFDADCHECALFLKKVAYSFHMPLFIMISGYLFYITRIDKGASYRKTLTDKFKRLGIPYLFFTVFAFFLKVYVGGVERPVTLSLKSFVSAFVRPFEGPLQEMWFVAVVLLYFSLLEVYRRILKNNWLSLLCLCCAAGLFFIPVGDMSGVFAFNRAVHFFIFFFLGLLIAANNCFETAIKRPCCIAICLILYVAMFWVGGVEEDVVTLVMSLSGCLLCWGLAGKFDRNLSNNVFVSFRNYTYQIFLLGIFIQIGIKMIYNKLGMQGTYPYFYVLCVLSGIYIPVLVSKVIQRIDNKYLNMLIGL encoded by the coding sequence ATTACATGGCTGCTGTTATTGCAAGGCTGGGCCATGTTATGGGTAGTTATCGGTCATTCCCCGCTCTCTGTTACGGCTTTCGCCTCTTCTTTCGATGCTGATTGTCATGAATGTGCGTTGTTTCTCAAGAAGGTAGCCTATTCTTTTCATATGCCGTTGTTCATTATGATATCCGGCTATCTGTTTTACATTACCCGCATCGACAAAGGGGCGTCGTATAGAAAGACATTGACCGATAAATTCAAGAGGCTCGGCATTCCGTATCTATTTTTTACGGTATTCGCATTTTTTCTCAAAGTATATGTCGGGGGAGTCGAGAGGCCGGTCACCTTATCGTTGAAATCCTTTGTCAGTGCCTTTGTTCGGCCATTCGAGGGCCCGTTGCAAGAGATGTGGTTCGTGGCAGTTGTCCTGCTTTACTTTTCCTTGTTGGAAGTGTATAGGAGAATATTGAAAAACAATTGGTTGTCCTTGCTTTGTTTGTGCTGCGCTGCCGGTTTGTTCTTTATTCCCGTGGGCGATATGAGCGGAGTATTTGCATTCAACCGTGCCGTCCATTTTTTCATATTCTTTTTTCTAGGGCTATTGATTGCTGCCAATAACTGTTTTGAGACGGCGATAAAACGGCCGTGCTGCATCGCAATCTGCCTGATCCTGTATGTTGCGATGTTTTGGGTAGGCGGGGTTGAAGAGGATGTCGTAACGCTGGTTATGTCATTGTCCGGTTGCCTGTTATGTTGGGGATTGGCCGGTAAATTCGACCGGAATTTGTCGAATAACGTATTCGTGTCGTTCCGCAATTATACGTACCAGATTTTTTTACTCGGAATTTTTATTCAGATCGGAATAAAAATGATATATAATAAACTGGGGATGCAGGGAACGTATCCGTATTTTTATGTATTGTGCGTCCTGTCCGGGATTTATATCCCAGTTCTTGTCTCGAAGGTAATCCAACGCATTGACAATAAGTATTTGAATATGCTCATCGGATTATAA
- a CDS encoding acyltransferase, which yields MENYKRADYNSRLSRYIKIFCFRFCGIFPMTGFFRAKIYKLLGVSIEKGVVRIGRVSIDTIHPEDIFIGKGTTITDGCILLSHYYDVRNLKEHAYYRGEIHIGRNVYIGSNAIFTKPVTIGDGAVIGAGSVVNKDIPPYQVWAGVPVRFICNRYQDESEIPVDTNAFKPK from the coding sequence ATGGAAAACTATAAAAGGGCGGATTATAATTCCAGACTCAGTCGGTATATAAAAATATTCTGTTTTAGATTTTGCGGGATTTTTCCCATGACCGGCTTTTTTCGTGCGAAGATATATAAGCTTTTAGGCGTTTCTATTGAAAAAGGTGTAGTTCGGATCGGTCGGGTTTCTATTGATACGATTCATCCAGAAGATATTTTTATCGGTAAGGGGACGACAATTACGGATGGATGTATTCTGCTTTCTCATTATTATGATGTCCGGAATTTGAAAGAGCATGCCTATTACCGGGGTGAAATTCATATTGGGCGGAATGTATATATCGGAAGCAATGCCATATTCACAAAACCGGTGACAATCGGTGACGGTGCTGTTATCGGGGCGGGTTCTGTGGTGAACAAGGACATTCCTCCCTATCAGGTTTGGGCTGGCGTTCCGGTCCGGTTTATCTGTAATAGATATCAAGACGAGTCGGAAATACCTGTCGATACGAATGCTTTCAAACCGAAGTGA
- a CDS encoding glycosyltransferase — MKTSVVISSYNGEKFIYDQLESIRVQTVPVDEVIIIDDCSTDNTRAICQDFINRHSLANWLLLGNEENQGFIVNFQNGFKQASGDLILIADQDDIWYDNKVERIIAIYQSNPQIKLLSTAYLSFNNNGVIYEHAKVPNRKINSLKLITIPEFCQFHYYMGMTIAFKKELIYGHYEECCRFIPYDIAISLIATMQNGLFFLDEVLVKRREHQSATVRIAEEWSKQEFGGDLYIYYAYRRFLNLKGFLEFCSEYYPEKGDIIFDLKRYYNAGKLRYEYLKNNKIKDWFKTAGCVKYIGMRTYILDGLHIFKSGYKTLKSKV; from the coding sequence ATGAAAACCTCTGTTGTGATTTCATCTTATAATGGGGAGAAATTTATATATGATCAATTAGAATCAATAAGAGTTCAAACAGTTCCTGTTGATGAAGTTATTATTATAGATGACTGCTCTACAGATAATACAAGAGCTATTTGTCAAGATTTTATCAACAGACATTCACTTGCTAATTGGTTGTTGCTGGGAAATGAGGAAAATCAAGGGTTTATAGTAAATTTCCAAAATGGATTCAAACAAGCTAGTGGCGATCTTATTTTGATTGCTGATCAGGATGATATATGGTATGATAATAAGGTGGAAAGAATTATTGCTATTTATCAAAGCAACCCTCAAATAAAATTGCTTTCTACGGCATATTTATCATTTAACAATAATGGAGTAATTTACGAACATGCGAAGGTTCCCAATAGGAAGATAAATTCTCTTAAATTAATTACCATCCCGGAGTTCTGTCAGTTTCATTATTATATGGGGATGACTATAGCCTTTAAGAAGGAGTTAATTTATGGACATTATGAAGAATGTTGTCGATTTATACCATATGATATTGCGATTAGTTTGATTGCAACAATGCAGAATGGACTATTTTTTCTTGACGAAGTGTTGGTGAAAAGAAGAGAGCATCAAAGTGCGACAGTTAGGATTGCAGAAGAGTGGAGTAAACAGGAGTTTGGAGGAGATTTATATATCTATTATGCATATCGAAGATTTTTGAATCTCAAAGGATTCTTGGAATTTTGTTCCGAATATTATCCAGAAAAGGGAGACATAATTTTTGATCTGAAACGCTACTATAATGCAGGGAAATTACGCTATGAATATTTGAAGAATAATAAAATTAAGGACTGGTTTAAAACGGCTGGGTGTGTAAAATATATCGGGATGCGTACGTATATCCTTGATGGATTGCATATTTTTAAGTCGGGATATAAAACTTTGAAATCTAAGGTATGA
- a CDS encoding acyltransferase, with protein sequence MTTLFFVFLFLVLFKQIILVSSIFPMAFYYRFKRNRQFQSSESVSPPLVRQQKGGITGRIKLLCSGYFRYNLFQIAYIPSHIIRDFLYKKVCLVEIGPKAVIYFGAEIREPYKLKIGEGSIIGDRAVLDARNGISIGANVNLSTEVHIWTEQHDHRDPDFKCNSDDSFRVVIEDRAWLGPRTTILHGVTIGEGAVVAAGAVVTKDVAPYTIVGGVPAKKIGERTHDLRYEFSGDYIPFY encoded by the coding sequence ATGACGACTTTATTTTTTGTATTTCTGTTCCTAGTGTTATTCAAACAAATAATACTAGTCTCCTCGATATTTCCGATGGCTTTTTATTACAGGTTCAAAAGGAACCGACAATTTCAGTCGTCAGAATCCGTCTCCCCCCCCCTCGTTAGGCAACAAAAAGGAGGCATTACAGGTCGAATCAAACTTCTATGCAGTGGATATTTCCGTTATAACTTGTTCCAAATCGCTTATATTCCGTCACATATAATCCGGGATTTTCTTTATAAGAAAGTTTGTCTGGTCGAAATCGGTCCTAAAGCTGTTATTTATTTTGGAGCGGAGATAAGAGAGCCTTATAAACTGAAAATCGGAGAGGGGAGCATTATTGGGGATCGGGCGGTTTTAGATGCGCGAAATGGAATATCGATAGGTGCGAATGTCAATCTCTCTACAGAAGTACATATTTGGACAGAGCAGCATGACCATAGAGATCCGGATTTCAAATGCAATTCAGATGACAGTTTTCGCGTCGTCATAGAGGATCGGGCATGGCTCGGTCCGAGAACGACGATATTGCACGGGGTTACAATTGGTGAAGGCGCCGTCGTCGCAGCCGGCGCCGTAGTGACAAAAGATGTTGCTCCCTACACGATCGTCGGTGGGGTTCCCGCAAAAAAGATAGGCGAACGTACACACGATCTACGATACGAATTTTCCGGAGATTATATTCCTTTTTATTAA